The proteins below come from a single Treponema phagedenis genomic window:
- a CDS encoding ABC transporter ATP-binding protein, with the protein MIEITNISKTYGNSKVKAVDTISVQVRSGEIFGFLGPNGSGKTTTIKMITGVLNPDSGQILVDGIDIAENPMEAKKRIGYVSDNPELFSQLKAVEYLNFVGDVYGVPTDLRQERVERYASLFEINEVLNSSIGSFSHGMKQKLLITASLLPDPAVWILDEPMVGLDPKSAFQLKEIMREMANAGKSVFFSTHVMEVAEKLCDRLSIISAGKIMFEGTLQELRETRGENSSLEKLFLELVDTDRLSSFGNSDSAFDNENPENDPKKDK; encoded by the coding sequence ATGATAGAGATTACCAACATTTCAAAGACATACGGAAATTCAAAAGTTAAGGCAGTCGATACTATTTCAGTACAGGTACGCAGCGGCGAGATTTTCGGATTTCTCGGGCCGAACGGTTCGGGAAAAACAACAACGATTAAAATGATAACCGGAGTGCTCAATCCCGATTCGGGACAAATACTTGTTGACGGCATTGATATTGCCGAAAATCCCATGGAAGCAAAAAAAAGAATAGGCTATGTAAGCGATAATCCCGAACTTTTTTCTCAGCTGAAGGCGGTGGAATATCTTAATTTTGTCGGCGATGTATACGGTGTGCCAACAGATCTGCGGCAAGAACGAGTGGAACGCTATGCGAGCCTTTTTGAAATAAACGAAGTTTTAAACAGCAGCATCGGGAGTTTTTCTCACGGGATGAAACAAAAACTTTTGATTACTGCAAGCCTCTTACCCGATCCGGCGGTTTGGATTCTTGATGAGCCGATGGTCGGCTTGGATCCAAAATCCGCATTTCAATTAAAAGAGATTATGAGAGAGATGGCAAATGCGGGCAAGTCGGTGTTCTTTTCCACGCATGTGATGGAAGTTGCGGAAAAACTTTGTGACAGACTTTCGATAATCAGCGCAGGAAAAATAATGTTTGAAGGAACGCTGCAAGAATTGCGGGAGACGCGCGGGGAAAACAGTTCTTTGGAAAAATTATTTTTGGAATTGGTTGATACGGATCGACTTTCCTCATTCGGAAATTCGGATTCAGCATTTGATAATGAAAACCCCGAAAATGATCCTAAAAAAGACAAGTAA
- the gatA gene encoding Asp-tRNA(Asn)/Glu-tRNA(Gln) amidotransferase subunit GatA, producing the protein MDICNLNFSELKQKLDSRELSSLEIVQAFKKAYEDDAKNDLPLNGFIEFFSDAEEKAKKADEERGSGGAADKPLLGLPFAVKDNISIKGEACTCCSKILQGYTAPFNATVIERLLAAGAIPIGRTNMDEFAMGSSTEYSIYGPSRNPIDRSRTTGGSSGGSAAVVAGSQAPLSLGTETGGSVRLPASYCGLYGLKPTYGTLSRYGVVAFGSSLDQVGLFAKSADDIALALSVMVGKDARDETSADIDFAGLSSIQPFSKEELKNIKVALPKEFIHQKALAADVSKAMVDFFDWLRMSGVQTQEIDLPVLDAAVPVYYVIAVSEAASNLMRFDGIRYGLREDPGKGYDELYIATRSDGFGPEVKRRIITGNYVLSHHFSGDCYEKSLHVRARIERETSETLRHYDFICSPTAPTPAFKLGEKINDPVTMYLSDLFTTFVNLARVPSVSVPSGMTENGLPIGMQIVGKHFDEKNILRLAKTWEIEHK; encoded by the coding sequence ATGGATATTTGTAATTTGAATTTTAGCGAGCTTAAACAAAAACTCGATTCGCGGGAGTTAAGCTCTTTGGAAATAGTGCAGGCTTTTAAAAAAGCGTATGAGGATGATGCAAAAAACGATCTTCCCTTAAACGGGTTTATAGAGTTTTTCTCCGATGCGGAGGAGAAGGCGAAAAAGGCCGATGAGGAGCGAGGTTCCGGCGGTGCGGCGGATAAGCCGCTTTTGGGGCTGCCTTTTGCGGTAAAAGATAATATTTCGATTAAGGGCGAGGCGTGTACCTGTTGCAGCAAGATTTTGCAAGGATATACGGCGCCTTTTAACGCAACTGTTATTGAGCGGCTGCTCGCAGCGGGTGCAATACCGATCGGGCGCACCAATATGGATGAGTTTGCAATGGGGTCTTCGACGGAATACTCGATATACGGCCCGTCACGAAATCCGATTGACAGGAGCCGCACCACGGGCGGAAGTTCGGGCGGTTCCGCAGCGGTTGTTGCCGGCAGTCAGGCGCCTCTTTCGCTTGGTACCGAAACGGGCGGCTCGGTGCGTTTGCCCGCCTCGTACTGCGGATTGTATGGCTTAAAGCCAACCTACGGCACTTTAAGCAGATACGGCGTTGTCGCCTTTGGTTCCTCGCTTGATCAGGTAGGGCTTTTTGCAAAAAGCGCCGACGATATCGCTCTTGCGCTTTCCGTTATGGTGGGCAAGGATGCGCGCGATGAAACAAGCGCCGATATTGATTTTGCCGGTTTAAGCTCCATACAGCCGTTTTCAAAAGAAGAATTGAAAAATATCAAGGTTGCCTTGCCCAAAGAATTTATTCACCAAAAGGCGCTTGCCGCCGATGTTTCAAAGGCAATGGTGGATTTTTTTGATTGGCTCCGCATGAGCGGAGTTCAAACGCAGGAAATAGACTTGCCTGTGTTGGATGCGGCGGTGCCGGTTTATTATGTGATTGCCGTTTCTGAAGCTGCAAGCAATCTGATGCGCTTTGACGGTATCCGTTATGGACTGCGTGAAGACCCGGGAAAAGGGTATGATGAATTATACATTGCCACCCGTTCCGACGGTTTCGGCCCCGAGGTAAAACGGCGGATTATTACCGGAAACTATGTGCTGTCTCATCATTTTTCGGGAGATTGTTACGAAAAAAGTTTACATGTCCGCGCCCGAATTGAGCGGGAAACCTCCGAGACTCTGCGGCACTATGATTTTATTTGCAGTCCGACTGCGCCGACACCCGCATTCAAATTAGGCGAAAAAATAAATGACCCCGTAACAATGTATCTTTCCGATTTATTTACTACCTTTGTAAACCTTGCGCGGGTTCCCTCTGTATCGGTTCCTTCCGGAATGACCGAAAACGGCTTGCCGATCGGAATGCAGATAGTCGGAAAACATTTTGACGAAAAAAACATTCTTCGGTTGGCAAAAACATGGGAGATTGAGCACAAATGA
- the hisS gene encoding histidine--tRNA ligase codes for MSDLISARILKGFRDFLPEAEIRRALLIEKLTEVFREAGFVPIDTPALEYSDVLLRKSGGETEKQVFRFTDNGGRDVALRFDLTVPFARFVAEHYSQLYFPFKRYHIAKVWRGEKPQAGRFREFVQCDFDIVGSDAACTDFEILKLMRQSLKAIGVDKILIHVSHRAIFNRFLTRLQLTEKSADVLRIVDKLAKVGEAQVLEELTALSDEASAQKILSYIKGGVPAVKPELFEQTLAYIEELAGGPAADTEHMREIYRLISALGINEFYVLDPSITRGLDYYTGVVFETFLTELPEIGSVCSGGRYDNLTGLYMKENISGTGASIGLDRLLAGLEQLGKINKDEGFISALVFCTGDADIARNQQIAAYLTEHGIPCEVFPDPKKMAQQYTYAEKKHIPWGIFPETSAGSIEDQQITLKHLPTRAEEKIPLRLAQEKIKTKAQ; via the coding sequence ATGAGTGATTTAATTTCTGCAAGAATACTAAAAGGTTTTAGAGATTTTCTGCCGGAGGCGGAGATTAGGCGCGCCCTTTTAATAGAAAAACTTACTGAGGTTTTCAGGGAGGCGGGATTTGTGCCGATTGATACGCCGGCACTTGAGTACTCCGATGTGCTGCTGCGAAAAAGCGGCGGCGAAACGGAAAAGCAGGTTTTTCGGTTTACCGATAACGGCGGCAGAGATGTTGCGCTGCGATTTGATTTGACTGTGCCTTTTGCGCGGTTTGTTGCCGAGCATTATTCGCAGTTGTATTTTCCGTTTAAGCGTTACCATATCGCAAAAGTGTGGCGCGGAGAAAAGCCGCAGGCGGGACGGTTTCGGGAATTTGTGCAATGCGATTTTGACATTGTAGGCTCCGATGCCGCTTGCACGGATTTTGAAATACTCAAACTTATGCGGCAGTCTTTAAAAGCTATTGGCGTAGATAAAATCCTCATTCACGTGTCTCATCGGGCAATCTTTAATCGATTTTTAACGCGGCTGCAGCTGACTGAAAAAAGTGCGGATGTTTTGCGTATTGTCGATAAACTGGCAAAGGTGGGCGAAGCGCAGGTTCTGGAAGAGCTGACCGCCTTATCCGATGAAGCTTCCGCACAAAAGATTTTAAGCTATATTAAAGGCGGTGTTCCTGCCGTAAAGCCCGAGCTTTTTGAGCAAACGCTTGCCTATATTGAAGAACTTGCTGGAGGTCCCGCTGCGGACACCGAACACATGCGTGAAATTTATCGGCTGATTTCAGCACTCGGCATCAATGAGTTTTATGTATTAGACCCGTCAATTACACGCGGACTTGATTATTATACCGGTGTGGTATTTGAAACCTTCTTAACCGAATTGCCGGAAATCGGCTCGGTTTGCTCGGGCGGAAGATACGACAATTTAACCGGCTTGTACATGAAAGAGAACATCAGCGGCACCGGCGCTTCCATCGGTTTGGACAGGCTTCTTGCGGGGCTGGAGCAACTTGGCAAAATCAACAAAGATGAAGGCTTTATCTCTGCGCTGGTATTTTGCACCGGCGATGCGGACATTGCGCGGAACCAGCAAATAGCGGCGTACCTCACCGAGCACGGAATCCCGTGCGAGGTTTTCCCCGATCCAAAAAAAATGGCGCAACAGTACACCTATGCCGAAAAAAAGCATATCCCGTGGGGTATCTTTCCCGAAACATCTGCGGGCTCAATCGAAGACCAGCAAATTACGCTGAAGCATCTTCCTACGCGCGCAGAAGAAAAGATACCGTTGCGGCTGGCGCAAGAAAAAATCAAAACAAAAGCGCAATAA
- the gatC gene encoding Asp-tRNA(Asn)/Glu-tRNA(Gln) amidotransferase subunit GatC: protein MEKHKITPEIFDNLLYLSRLSADDANREETARQVEQIVQYFDVLSKYDEPDQKLCDENVQTETQLRSDVIKQGIDQSGLKKMTPEYMDGYFRVPKVLGSGA from the coding sequence ATGGAAAAACATAAAATTACACCTGAAATCTTTGATAATCTTTTGTATTTATCCCGCCTTTCAGCAGATGATGCAAACCGCGAAGAAACCGCTCGACAAGTTGAACAAATTGTGCAGTATTTTGATGTTTTATCAAAATATGATGAGCCCGACCAAAAACTTTGCGATGAGAATGTGCAAACGGAAACACAGCTTCGCTCGGATGTTATAAAACAGGGCATTGATCAAAGCGGATTAAAGAAAATGACTCCCGAATATATGGACGGCTATTTCCGTGTGCCGAAAGTTTTGGGAAGCGGGGCTTAG
- a CDS encoding MIP/aquaporin family protein: MTNFLAELIGTAVLIIFGDGVVAGVVLKKSKAENAGWVVITIAWGLAVLMGIYAVGRFTGAHLNPAVTLGMAAIGNLPWSEVLPYIAGQMIGGFIGAVIVWLAYLPHWEATEDKATKLAVFCTAPAIRNPVANLITEIIGTFMLLFGILFIGGNSWAEGFGPIAVAALIVAIGMSLGGPTGYAINPARDLAPRIAHAVLPISGKGDSDWSYSWIPVVGPIIGGVLGALAYTALF; encoded by the coding sequence ATGACAAATTTTTTAGCGGAACTTATCGGAACCGCCGTACTGATTATCTTCGGTGACGGGGTTGTTGCCGGCGTTGTATTAAAAAAATCAAAAGCGGAAAATGCGGGCTGGGTTGTCATCACTATTGCGTGGGGGCTAGCCGTATTGATGGGAATCTATGCGGTAGGAAGATTTACCGGTGCTCATTTAAATCCTGCGGTAACGCTCGGTATGGCGGCAATAGGCAATTTACCCTGGTCTGAAGTGCTTCCGTATATTGCGGGGCAAATGATCGGCGGCTTTATCGGCGCGGTTATTGTATGGCTTGCATATCTACCCCATTGGGAGGCAACCGAAGATAAGGCGACAAAATTGGCTGTTTTCTGTACCGCTCCCGCAATACGGAATCCAGTTGCAAACCTCATAACAGAAATCATCGGCACCTTTATGCTTTTGTTCGGTATTCTTTTTATCGGAGGGAATTCCTGGGCGGAAGGTTTTGGCCCGATAGCGGTTGCGGCATTGATTGTTGCAATCGGTATGTCATTGGGCGGGCCTACCGGCTATGCGATTAACCCCGCACGCGACCTTGCACCGAGAATTGCCCATGCGGTTCTTCCCATCAGCGGAAAAGGCGACAGTGATTGGAGCTATTCGTGGATACCCGTTGTAGGGCCGATAATCGGCGGTGTTTTAGGCGCGCTTGCTTATACGGCGTTGTTTTAA
- the gatB gene encoding Asp-tRNA(Asn)/Glu-tRNA(Gln) amidotransferase subunit GatB, producing the protein MNKTENGLEYEVIIGCEIHCQLLTKTKAFCSCENRYGGMPNTRVCPVCLGLPGALPVISEEYVRLGIKAGAALGCTINAESKFDRKHYFYPDLVKGYQITQYDIPLCENGVVEITEQDAEGKPVTRNIRVERIHLEEDVGKSLHIEGAHSYIDYNRCGVPLIEIVSKPDMKSPEEAAQYMQTVREILKFIGVTDGNLEEGAMRCDANINLKIIENGKEYRTPISEIKNMNSFRAVRDACAYEVKRQLEEFQTDRQLYSDGFKRTMGWDEPNGKTVIQRTKNSMIDYRFMREPDVKPLRLSKGYIQSTIESVGELPAAKRERFQKEYNLSAFDVQTLTAEKELADWFEQAVKSAHDPKKTANWILAEVLAVLNEKNISLKELPFTPPMLAELVNAIDGQKITGKQAKEVFAEMLATGKAPNAIIAEKGMEQISDSAFIETIVSQVFTENPQAIKDWKNGKTNVAGWLMGQVMKKSKGKANPQQATDLVNKKLQAE; encoded by the coding sequence ATGAATAAAACAGAAAACGGATTAGAGTACGAAGTTATTATCGGCTGCGAAATACATTGTCAATTATTAACCAAAACAAAGGCGTTTTGCTCGTGCGAAAATAGATATGGCGGCATGCCGAATACCCGCGTGTGCCCGGTCTGTCTCGGGTTGCCGGGGGCATTGCCGGTTATCAGCGAAGAATATGTGCGGCTCGGCATTAAAGCGGGCGCCGCCCTTGGGTGTACTATTAACGCTGAAAGCAAATTTGACCGCAAGCATTATTTTTATCCCGACCTCGTAAAGGGCTATCAAATTACTCAGTATGATATTCCGCTCTGCGAAAACGGAGTAGTGGAAATTACCGAACAGGATGCCGAGGGAAAACCTGTTACTCGGAACATACGCGTTGAGCGTATTCATTTGGAAGAGGATGTCGGTAAGAGTTTGCATATTGAGGGTGCGCACAGCTATATTGATTATAACCGCTGCGGCGTTCCGTTAATCGAGATTGTCTCAAAACCCGATATGAAAAGCCCTGAGGAAGCTGCTCAGTACATGCAAACAGTGCGGGAGATTTTGAAATTCATCGGCGTTACCGACGGCAACCTTGAAGAAGGGGCGATGCGCTGCGATGCAAATATTAACTTAAAAATTATCGAAAACGGCAAAGAATACCGCACGCCGATTTCCGAAATAAAAAATATGAACTCATTCAGGGCGGTTCGCGATGCGTGCGCATACGAAGTTAAACGCCAGCTTGAAGAATTCCAAACAGACCGTCAGCTATACTCCGACGGCTTTAAACGCACAATGGGTTGGGACGAGCCGAACGGAAAAACGGTTATTCAAAGAACCAAAAACTCGATGATTGATTACCGCTTTATGCGGGAGCCCGATGTTAAACCGCTGCGGCTTAGCAAGGGCTATATTCAATCGACGATAGAGTCTGTCGGGGAACTTCCTGCGGCAAAGCGCGAGCGTTTCCAAAAAGAATATAACCTTTCTGCCTTTGATGTGCAAACTTTGACTGCGGAAAAAGAGCTTGCCGACTGGTTTGAACAGGCGGTGAAATCCGCCCATGATCCGAAAAAAACAGCGAACTGGATTTTAGCGGAAGTGCTTGCGGTGTTGAACGAAAAAAATATTTCGTTGAAAGAACTTCCCTTTACGCCGCCGATGCTTGCCGAATTAGTAAACGCGATTGACGGGCAAAAAATTACCGGCAAGCAGGCGAAGGAAGTGTTTGCGGAAATGCTTGCCACCGGCAAAGCGCCGAACGCCATCATTGCTGAAAAAGGCATGGAGCAAATCAGCGATTCCGCTTTTATCGAAACCATTGTTTCGCAGGTTTTTACTGAAAACCCGCAAGCAATCAAAGATTGGAAAAACGGAAAAACAAACGTTGCAGGCTGGCTCATGGGGCAGGTTATGAAAAAATCAAAAGGCAAAGCAAACCCGCAACAGGCAACGGACCTCGTAAATAAAAAACTCCAAGCCGAATAG
- a CDS encoding SDR family oxidoreductase: MRFKNKVVVVTGASSSMGRKIALDFAKEGALVVVVARRAERLEELKNEAKGLEGKILPYPGDISKDEVIEGMIDFAVKEGGKIDVLVNNAGIMDEFKPVAEITRELYEKILNVNLYGPLMATKKAVSEMLKQADGGNIVNIASIGGTNGARAGAIYTASKHAIVGITKNTAYMYTHKKIRCNVICPGGVDTEVMDSQKNLSQFGLERVMAGLDSTITPGKVEDISAAALFLASDESKFTNGAVLVVDGGVSAN, encoded by the coding sequence ATGAGATTCAAAAACAAAGTAGTTGTTGTTACTGGAGCAAGTTCCAGTATGGGAAGAAAGATTGCGCTTGATTTTGCAAAAGAAGGAGCCCTTGTCGTAGTTGTTGCACGAAGAGCCGAGCGGCTTGAAGAATTAAAAAACGAAGCCAAGGGACTTGAAGGAAAAATCCTTCCGTATCCGGGCGATATCAGTAAAGATGAAGTCATTGAAGGTATGATTGATTTTGCCGTTAAAGAAGGCGGAAAAATTGATGTGCTTGTAAATAATGCCGGAATTATGGATGAGTTCAAACCTGTTGCAGAAATCACTCGTGAGCTTTACGAAAAGATTCTGAATGTTAATCTTTACGGACCGCTTATGGCAACAAAAAAAGCTGTGTCTGAAATGCTTAAACAAGCAGACGGAGGAAACATCGTAAACATTGCCTCAATCGGCGGAACAAACGGTGCCAGAGCCGGTGCGATTTATACCGCATCTAAACATGCAATAGTGGGTATTACAAAAAACACGGCATACATGTATACACATAAAAAAATCAGATGCAATGTCATTTGTCCCGGCGGCGTCGACACCGAAGTAATGGACAGCCAAAAGAATTTAAGTCAGTTCGGACTTGAAAGAGTTATGGCGGGCTTAGACTCCACGATAACACCCGGGAAGGTAGAAGATATTTCCGCCGCCGCTTTATTCTTGGCGAGCGATGAATCAAAGTTTACAAACGGAGCAGTTCTGGTTGTTGACGGAGGCGTTTCCGCAAATTAA
- a CDS encoding NAD(P)/FAD-dependent oxidoreductase, whose product MLDVVIIGGGVVGACIARELSKYQLETVLLEKNPEVGAETSRVNSGIVHGGYDAKEGSLKAKLNVRGNQLIRELAPVLHLHFKQCGSLVVAFSDDDMQAVHNLYERGIKNGVPGMEIWDTQTLRAKEPNISPEAVGALFCGTAGIICPFNMTCAFMENAIENGVRLQTDSKVLDIQKESDGFRIKTKDQTYKSKYIVNAAGLYSDKIAALVGDHDYTICPRKGEYRILDKSYKDLVNYVIFQAPTKMGKGILVTPTYHENIMVGPTATDVESVEDVSVDTNGLRQLDTLSKKSVPSLDLRKTIRVFSGVRARPNTGEFMIYPSKNAKGFIHAGGIESPGLTSAPAIAEYVAELLNQEGCVLQPKQSFKAEREAIPQFALLPPEEQAKLIKENPLYGHVICRCETITEAEIVQAIHKPAGARTLDGVKRRVRPGAGRCQGGFCAPRVMEILSRELHIPMEKILKDHQGSEIVIGKLKEAAK is encoded by the coding sequence ATGCTTGATGTAGTTATTATTGGCGGAGGCGTTGTCGGTGCCTGCATTGCGCGGGAACTTTCCAAATATCAATTAGAGACGGTATTGCTGGAAAAAAATCCCGAAGTCGGTGCGGAAACCTCGAGAGTGAACAGCGGCATTGTGCACGGCGGATACGATGCAAAAGAAGGAAGCTTAAAAGCAAAATTAAACGTGCGGGGAAATCAGTTAATACGAGAGTTAGCCCCCGTGCTGCACCTTCATTTTAAACAATGCGGCTCACTGGTTGTCGCCTTCTCTGATGACGACATGCAGGCGGTTCATAACTTGTACGAGCGCGGCATAAAAAACGGAGTTCCCGGAATGGAAATTTGGGATACGCAAACGCTGCGCGCAAAAGAGCCGAATATTTCGCCCGAAGCGGTAGGAGCTCTTTTTTGCGGAACCGCCGGCATTATCTGCCCCTTTAATATGACCTGCGCGTTTATGGAAAACGCAATTGAAAACGGTGTACGTTTACAAACCGACTCAAAAGTGCTTGATATACAAAAAGAGTCCGACGGCTTTCGTATCAAAACAAAAGACCAAACCTATAAATCAAAATATATTGTAAATGCGGCGGGCTTATATTCGGATAAAATCGCCGCCCTTGTAGGCGACCATGATTACACTATCTGCCCGCGCAAAGGCGAATACCGCATTCTCGATAAAAGTTATAAAGATCTGGTAAACTATGTTATTTTTCAGGCGCCGACCAAAATGGGAAAGGGAATATTAGTGACGCCCACCTATCACGAAAATATCATGGTAGGCCCTACCGCCACTGATGTTGAAAGTGTTGAAGACGTGTCAGTGGACACAAACGGTCTGCGGCAGCTCGACACGCTTTCTAAAAAATCAGTGCCGAGTCTTGATTTACGCAAAACAATCCGTGTTTTTTCAGGGGTGCGTGCCCGGCCGAACACCGGTGAATTTATGATTTACCCCTCAAAAAACGCAAAAGGCTTTATCCATGCCGGCGGCATAGAATCTCCCGGGCTGACATCGGCGCCCGCAATTGCGGAATATGTTGCCGAACTCTTAAACCAAGAAGGTTGTGTATTGCAGCCGAAGCAGAGTTTTAAGGCGGAGCGGGAAGCCATTCCTCAATTCGCTCTGCTGCCGCCCGAAGAGCAGGCAAAACTGATTAAAGAAAATCCCTTATACGGACATGTTATTTGCCGATGCGAAACCATTACCGAAGCCGAAATTGTACAGGCAATACACAAACCCGCCGGCGCACGAACCCTTGACGGTGTAAAACGAAGAGTTCGCCCCGGAGCCGGCAGATGCCAAGGCGGCTTTTGCGCCCCGCGCGTAATGGAAATCCTTTCAAGAGAGCTGCATATTCCGATGGAAAAGATTCTCAAAGACCATCAAGGCTCTGAAATTGTAATCGGAAAGCTCAAGGAGGCGGCAAAATGA
- the glpK gene encoding glycerol kinase GlpK: MKKYILALDQGTTSSRAIVFDKQGTIISTAQQEFTQIFPHSGWVEHDAMEIWGSQSGVAREALEREAIRPDEVAAIGITNQRETTVVWDRTTGRPIYNAIVWQCRRTADICDKLKAKGWESKIREKTGLIIDAYFSGTKVKWILDNVEGAREKAEKGDLIFGNIDTWLIWNLTRGKVHVTDYSNASRTMLFNIHTLQWDDEILQELGIPKSMLPEVKPSSCVYGKTDERTFGGAAIPIAGAAGDQQAALFGQTCFEQGMAKNTYGTGCFMLMNTGEKPIESKNGLLTTIAWGVGNKVEYALEGSIFVAGASVQWLRDQLKLIYNAAETEYYAGLVEDTAGVYVVPAFTGLGAPYWDMYARGVIVGLSRGAKREHIVRATLESIAYQTKDVLSAMEKDANIKLKELKVDGGAAANNFLMQFQSDILNVPVHRPKVLETTALGAAYLAGIAVGFWKDQADVVNNWAVDRVFTGTMTEQLRNEKYAGWQKAVKRAMDWEKD; encoded by the coding sequence ATGAAAAAATATATTTTAGCACTTGATCAGGGAACAACCAGTTCCCGCGCAATTGTGTTTGATAAACAAGGAACAATTATTTCCACCGCTCAACAGGAGTTTACACAAATATTCCCGCATTCAGGATGGGTTGAACACGATGCGATGGAAATTTGGGGAAGTCAAAGCGGTGTTGCCCGCGAAGCACTTGAAAGAGAGGCTATTCGCCCCGATGAGGTTGCCGCAATCGGTATTACAAACCAGCGCGAAACAACCGTTGTCTGGGATCGCACTACCGGAAGACCGATTTACAATGCGATCGTCTGGCAGTGCAGAAGAACCGCCGATATTTGCGACAAGCTAAAAGCAAAAGGCTGGGAAAGCAAAATACGCGAAAAGACCGGACTCATCATCGATGCGTATTTTTCAGGCACTAAGGTAAAATGGATATTGGACAATGTGGAAGGAGCGCGCGAAAAAGCTGAAAAAGGCGACCTAATTTTCGGTAATATTGACACTTGGCTGATTTGGAATTTAACACGCGGCAAGGTGCATGTAACCGATTACAGCAACGCTTCAAGAACCATGCTGTTTAATATTCACACACTGCAATGGGATGATGAGATTTTACAAGAACTCGGGATTCCGAAATCCATGCTTCCCGAGGTAAAACCCTCTTCCTGCGTATATGGCAAAACCGATGAGCGCACCTTTGGCGGCGCCGCTATTCCGATTGCCGGAGCTGCGGGCGACCAGCAGGCAGCCTTATTCGGGCAAACCTGTTTTGAGCAAGGAATGGCAAAAAACACCTACGGCACCGGATGCTTTATGCTTATGAATACCGGGGAAAAACCGATTGAATCAAAAAACGGGCTTTTAACTACGATTGCCTGGGGTGTCGGAAATAAGGTTGAATACGCGCTTGAAGGAAGTATCTTTGTGGCGGGCGCATCGGTGCAATGGCTGCGCGACCAGCTAAAACTTATTTACAATGCAGCGGAAACCGAGTACTATGCCGGTCTTGTTGAAGACACCGCCGGCGTATACGTTGTTCCGGCCTTTACCGGACTGGGTGCGCCCTATTGGGACATGTACGCGCGCGGCGTTATTGTAGGCTTAAGCAGAGGGGCAAAACGGGAACATATTGTGCGGGCAACCCTTGAATCTATTGCATATCAAACAAAGGATGTGCTTTCCGCAATGGAAAAAGATGCAAACATCAAATTAAAAGAGTTAAAGGTTGACGGAGGAGCCGCTGCAAATAATTTCTTAATGCAGTTCCAATCCGATATTCTCAATGTTCCGGTTCACAGACCGAAAGTACTTGAAACAACAGCCCTCGGTGCCGCTTATCTTGCGGGAATTGCCGTAGGATTCTGGAAAGACCAGGCGGATGTTGTCAACAACTGGGCGGTTGACAGGGTATTCACCGGCACAATGACGGAGCAACTGCGCAACGAAAAATACGCAGGCTGGCAAAAAGCGGTAAAACGCGCAATGGACTGGGAAAAAGATTAA